The stretch of DNA CAGCGGTGCTGGAACATATTTTCAGGAAAATGGACTGGGATGCTTTTGGAATAAACATAAACGGTGAAAAGTTGAATCACTTAAGGTTTGCTGATGACCTGATTGTCCTGAGTGACAATCAGAGGGACCTGGAGAAAATGTTGGTACAACTAGAAAAAGAAAGTAATATTGTAGGTCTGACTTTGAACACTGATAAAACCAAATTAATGACAAATCATGAAAAAGCACCTATCTCACTGAACAACAGCTGTATAGAATATGTCAACCAGTATACGTATTTAGGACAAATTATCTCACCCGAAGACCAAAtgacaaaagaaataaacaCTAGAATATGCAACGCGTGGAAAAGCTACTGGTCGCTTAAAGAGGTCATGAAGAACCCACAGATACCAATCAAAGACAAAACAAAAGTATTCAACTCTTGTATATTGCCATGTCTGACATACGGATCCCAAACATGGGCTCTCACCGAAAAGCATAAAAAAGCACTGCAAGTATGTCAAAATAACATGGAGAGAAGCATTTTAAATATAAAGTTAAGGGACCGAGTCAGACTAACCAATATAAGAAGTAAAACTAAAGTTGCAGATGTAACATATACGGTGATGAAACTCAAATGGAACTGGACTGGACACACTATAAGAAACCAGAAGAACAAATGGTCCAAGGATATCATAATGTGGTACCCAAGAGATGGGAAAAGAAGGAGAGGACGGCAGAGGAAGAGATGGGAAGATGAGATTATGGAAACAGCCGGCAAAACATGGAGGAGAAAAGCCGCAAACAGAAAGCTATGGCAAGCActaggggaggcctatgccaaagGGGCAAGCTGATACCAAAGATACCGATGTCACTGAATGAACAtgtaatttaaattataaagataaaatatagcTATTAATTAAATgcattaaaattgaaattaaaattcatacaATATTGGAAACATAAATTGCATCtagtgtaataaaataaatcgataataattaaatatactaaCTATAACttcaatttaaataatcaaatgAGTATTATGCGTACTAGTAAAAATGAATTAAGAATTGAAATATCTAATAAATGTGCCAAATAAATTaactacttatataaataaattgaatttgtgTCTATTCTGAAGCAATAGATActcaaattaatataaattttaaaattatcaagCAATGTAATACACGAAATGGTTTGCATGTTAAAAATAGTAAGCTAGATAAGAAATGCAtggtaaaatatatatatatatacacatacATGTAACTAGATACTAAGTATCAGAAATAAAGGCTAATTGAATTGAAAGTATACAGTAAGTATCTGAGGGGTTTTGACACTAGTGTGTCAATTTACACTTGGCACCTACTATGTATAGtcactaggtacagtcaagtgtaaaaatatgggtgcactcatcatactcaaaaatatgtatcaTAGCTGTTATGTCAGCgtattaagaactatgggacatattgttaagtaagttgtatgcacccatatttttacacttgactgtacagtaGGTACTCTATTATGTAAAAAATCATTTAGTTTTCCTAGTATAAATGCATCATATtcaaatattcatatgacaTGTTTGAACAGACACTGTGGTGGCCAGAAAACAGATAAATATTTGAAGCCTACTaggttaaaaactttttttattgtgtttgaTCTCTATCAATAGTGATTATAATTCATATGCTTACCTTCCTTTGCCAAACCTATGACACCATCTAATGGAGCAGTATTAGCACTTTTAATATCTGTCCCAAAAGACAGATGTTGAATGATGTGGGTTGTATTGAACACCGAAGAAGAATATGGTTGTACATCATGGACATGGACATGATTGATTGTGAAACTTTTTCCTGGAGCTATGTGAAAACTCCCACCAACCtagaaaataaaagaaaaatatataaaatttggtatgtattttagaTAGACGTAACATAAAGTATATTGACAGTTGTGGGTGTGCATTTTGTTACATAGCAATATCTTGCTCACACTGGTGCGGTATGCGGATATGTATCAGTGTGGTAACCGCACAATGAGGATAATCACGCAAAGCTTGACGCAGATGGCGCTGCAATCGCttataaaaacatgtttttagaAATGCCAAATCCAAAGAAACAAACTACAGACAACTTTTGTATTGTTCCAAAACAGATGGAACCATTATGTGGGTGTGGGTTTTTAATCTCattgcaaaatatttttttattctgctgcattttattttatttattccgtaggtataggtataattttacaGTGCTAAGATTAAGAACATACCCTGTTTACTTCCATGTAGCCATAAATCTGACACCCTTCTTTGAGAGCCATATTGGTTTTTTCAACGGATTCATCATCTTTACATTGCTCAATAGTAGATAAATCTGGCAAAGCCCATCTTCTTAACTTATATGCTTCTTTAACATCATCACAGGTGTTGCAGCATCTGCAAATCGAGTTTTAATAAGCAGATTAATCTTGAGAAATGTGTAAATATATTGTTTTCcagaaaggaaaatggggactatgtTTGTTTGGGGAAGTGGTTGCCCACTTTCATCTTAAAATATTATTGGCCTCTAATTTCATGAACTGTCTTTGGATAGAAGGAGATGACCTCAGACATGGTTGGTTATTGCATGTTATGACCCAAGGTAAATTCCATAAATAGTTACTTACTGATTTTCCTTTAATGAAGCTCCATAGCAACTTCCACATGTGACTGTGGCCACTTCAGAGGAATTTTTCTTTACCTGAAAAagaaaatacaatacaaatactacaCACAGCACACACTACACACttaataaaagaaaacagaaacacaagcagaggtaaacaactggcggtcttatcgctacaAGCACATGGGAACCTATTTCACTAACAGTTACACACAAGCAATGAAAATGGCCCAAACATGACCCTTTTCATTGTTGCTGAGTGTAGTTCTAGGTACCCTGGTATGGGTTAGTAGAGTTTCAGATAATCctaaaatttataatatacctGTCATACAGGCTTTTAGCATAAGGTAGCCAGGTTTACATAGATTGTCAATGAGGTACTACTGCAAAGAAAATAATTAAAGATATAAAAGCCTTAACTAATTAATTTCATCTATTCTTGTATTGCTGTTATTCAATTAATTCAGTTTAAAGCCAATTTTCATAATCACACAGCACATTCAGAAACACATACAGCACTTGTGGAAGATATGAATTCTTCTTTCTGTGGCTCTTCTATGGGTGTTCCATTTAAATCCAGTCTTCTCTTGTGTATGTTGTGATCCATCTGCAGGTGCTGCTCACCAGAAGAATCCATTGCGTCCAGAACTAAATCTAAAATGTGTATTTCAAAGATGTTAAATAATAAAGTTGTGTTTAGAGTTTTGGAGCTTCAATAAGATACAAACCAAGTGTTGTAGCAGTTAAATGTAAATGTTAAATCTTAAGTTactgattttattgatattcagtATTCAGTCACTGATTGCCTTCATAGTTAGGTAACACATcagaataacaaaaaaaaattgctttGCTTACTTAAACATTATCTTGGCCATATCTGGCTTCCCCAAATTTTATACATTAGATTATTAGTTAATTATTAACACACAAATTTGTCCCTGCcaggcacagatgggaataggtgtTTTTATATCAATCATTCCAATTTGTCCCGGCCTCATGTATGGCAGTGGTGATGTGGGCCCCGGACAAATGGTAAAACACCACAATTGTTTCCCTTCTGTATGGGAAACTATTAGGATTAGACCAAATGTGCTAATAGAGATAGGTCTTAGAGACAGCTTTTGGGTGTTTTGTATGCTTATTGATTTATTCACACAATGTGAGTAGGTTTTATGTTTTAAGgaaaatgcattttattttaaaataaattgatcAATGTATACTTACAGCTGCATGAAATGGAGGGAATAACAATATCCAAGTTAATTCTCAACTTATGGCCTCTTGAAGTGTCTACGAAAAGCTCTTCCGACACATTTGGCGACATATACGTGTGCAACTCGGACAGGAAGAGAAGAATCATTACAAGAGCGCCGCTAACAGTTACTACAAAGAAAAACCACGTCACTTAATCGAAGGtaagttaaattaaatttgtttaaattgtttatagAATTACTTGCGGCTCCCGTTGCAGTTTTGACTCTGAAGTCTTCTAATGTTTTCGCGTAAGCGTCAAGTTGTTTAAATCTATCAATTAGCGGTGTAGACATTTTAGATCTGATGTGTTATTTACGCTTGTGTctaaacatatattttattaacgatcacttaattttattattgtgtaAAGTGTTATAAGAGTCGTACAGTGCTTCTGACTAAATTATACATTCGAAAACAATAACTATTGCTACTAGCTTTAAAAGTTAGTATCGTGAAACCAAGCGAAACATAGCGGAGTGGGTGTCACTCTATCCGGCTGCCAACCAGAATGACAACAATGAGTCAAAGACAACATAAAATGACAACTAGATTTTTAAAAATGCTCGCTATaggccagtccagacgggaacaATTTTTTGACAATCTGACTGATTAAATTGTtcgatcaaatcaggtggtgcgGTCGCAAACGATAATCTAATTCTAAAGCCCTGTCCAGACGGGACagtttttcgccaatctgattaaattgtccaatcaaatcaggccgtgcggacgcaaacgccaatttggctcgcctaTTTCGTCCGCCGATTaggaccgatattaccgataagaTGGAGGTGCGAACGCAAGAATAGCAATTTGTGACGCTAGTATTTTCGTTTGGGGGCATTTTTGTAATTTAGAAGGCTcaaacccatataaccattccagtcgcagaatcatcaaagtggtaactaaatgtcagatgtgtcgtaacagagtccacacaatgtgtctacaattgtttcgaaacaaagtgtcgtcgccgtgtgtacacttttccgtaacaaggtgtcgacacatttgtgtgcactttgcgtgcggtttgcgattaaatctgacagcaaatttgtgacagcaaatgtcaatataaaactagatgaaaacccggcttcgctcgggtaaaataaataatagtaataggtaatactcattttaaattaagtaattatttacttttagacttcataccttcatcaaggcggttacaaacctatctcatctcagaaaactttaaatccgtaacatacaatcataactcgaaaaatttactattccgatatatctaaaaacaaatatgtaattaaaaaaacctaatccgcttttctggtagcagttcggttctgtaagggtcgcagttctaacctaacttacttctggttgcagtttggttctataaggatcacagttctaacctgacccacttttctggtcgcagatcggttctgtgaaggccgcatttataacctagcccactttccaatctcaaaagagggaacccttttgtacctacccttcatggcactaaagtgaaagtatggaaattatcactactatttcattctttaatattaatgcctatccgttaatattaaattcgtttacaaaaaaaaaactgaataagtgcgagtcggactcacccatcaagaacggaacactttttaatatttgttgttatagcggcaacagaaatacatcatgtgtgaaaatttcaactgcctaggcctatcacggttcatgagatacagcctggtgacagacagacagacagacggacaatgaagtaaaactgaaataaatgtcatatacctactaagaaaaaccggccaagtgcgagtcggaatcgctaataggttcccgttttttagttacccttcaggtacggaaccctagtatgagtgtaatagatttgtaaccggtcagcaatgtgagtcccttggagaagcagaggtctagtctaaacccccacttaccatcggcattaacagccttgtattcttgtttgccaccaacatgtcatattaaaacatattaataaaaatttacttggtcaacaatgtgagtcccttggagaagcataggtctaatctaaactcccacttaccatcggcattaacagccttgtattcttgtttgccaccaacatgtcatattaaaacatattaataaaaatttactcggtcaacaatgtgagtcccttggagaatcagaggtctagtctaaactcccacttaccatcggcattaacagccttgtatgagttgtatgcttgtttgccaccaacatgccatgttaaaacatattaataaaaatttactcggtcagcaatgtgagtc from Cydia splendana chromosome 5, ilCydSple1.2, whole genome shotgun sequence encodes:
- the LOC134790755 gene encoding endoplasmic reticulum-Golgi intermediate compartment protein 3, which gives rise to MSTPLIDRFKQLDAYAKTLEDFRVKTATGAAITVSGALVMILLFLSELHTYMSPNVSEELFVDTSRGHKLRINLDIVIPSISCSYLVLDAMDSSGEQHLQMDHNIHKRRLDLNGTPIEEPQKEEFISSTSAVKKNSSEVATVTCGSCYGASLKENQCCNTCDDVKEAYKLRRWALPDLSTIEQCKDDESVEKTNMALKEGCQIYGYMEVNRVGGSFHIAPGKSFTINHVHVHDVQPYSSSVFNTTHIIQHLSFGTDIKSANTAPLDGVIGLAKEGAVMFQYYIKIVPTVYVKLDGTVLYTNQFSVTRHQKSSQVHSESGMPGAFFTYELSPLMVKYTEKERSIGHFATNICAIVGGVFTVAGIFDTLLYHSVNAFQNKILLGKTG